The following are encoded together in the Candidatus Hinthialibacter antarcticus genome:
- a CDS encoding glycosyltransferase, with the protein MCENPSIVRIDLHCHSWASDRPSLWLMQRLGCPESFVSPAHVRDIAMHRGMEFVCLTDHNTIEGAKEIAQHDNVIIGNEVTTYFSNDVKIHILTWGLNQKQFDEIQEVRGNIYDFVEYLNKNDIVHACAHPLHKVNGKLTWEHFEKLILLFKNFESLNGTRLHRLNKAVENVLNSLTPKIIEELSQKHDIKPVGDKPWVKQFIAGSDDHSGLFVGTVYTEVEVDEVSVKGVLDGIRKGNTRCCGLSGGCLTLSHQVNSIAFQYYRSKLGPGAHELLTVLSRIFERRPMAGLGQSRFRKTIRKVLGFFRKPQGTGIHLIEEIREVIINNKSMKFLFQDGIVTREEYNENVFDLSSDILDEMLSRVCQKPKLIPYFIFLAPVLTASYLMCIKNLHDEKDLIERAEEWLGQPRKPKVAWFTDSIINMDGVSKTCRMFAGAAHARGKDLTLIACAPDEIEIDAKVKNFKPLRPMALPGYEKVTLYVPSLLKVLKYVEDQDFDSIVVSTPGPMGLIGLLCGKLMQIPVHGVYHTDLPRIALRVSGDPMFGEAALSLTRSFYGAVDSVFSPSRWYIDDLGNMGVDESRCRIMERWIDATDFSPKKYDPSFWDAEEPIKILFCGRISEDKNLDVLIRLYNALEAKHDCFVIHVVGDGPYFEALRCKTAKLDRFHMVGPKFKKDLHAAYASSDLFIHPGLLDTFGNVVVEAQASGLPCVVMNEGGPQELIEKGKTGLVATSEEDFIAKVESLIENPGRIREMGETAAAYAAQRFSEERIFNNFWKDVTDKSESNGNRHAFQFEHAKHDGKVVKLSA; encoded by the coding sequence ATGTGTGAGAATCCCTCGATTGTCCGAATTGATTTGCATTGCCATTCCTGGGCGTCTGACCGCCCGTCGCTTTGGCTGATGCAGCGCCTTGGGTGCCCGGAGAGTTTCGTGTCGCCCGCGCATGTGCGCGACATCGCCATGCACCGGGGCATGGAGTTCGTTTGCCTGACTGATCACAACACCATTGAAGGCGCGAAAGAAATCGCCCAGCATGACAATGTCATCATCGGCAATGAAGTCACCACCTATTTCTCCAACGACGTGAAAATACACATTCTCACCTGGGGCCTGAACCAAAAGCAATTTGACGAGATACAAGAAGTCCGTGGAAACATTTATGATTTTGTCGAATATTTGAACAAGAACGACATTGTTCACGCTTGCGCGCATCCGCTGCATAAAGTAAATGGAAAACTCACTTGGGAGCATTTTGAAAAATTAATTTTATTGTTTAAGAATTTTGAATCGCTCAACGGCACCCGCCTGCATCGTTTAAACAAAGCGGTTGAAAATGTATTGAACAGCCTCACACCGAAAATCATTGAAGAACTTTCGCAGAAGCACGATATCAAACCGGTCGGCGACAAGCCGTGGGTGAAACAATTCATCGCAGGCAGCGACGATCACAGCGGGTTGTTCGTCGGGACGGTTTACACCGAAGTCGAAGTAGACGAAGTCAGCGTTAAGGGCGTACTCGACGGAATTCGCAAAGGCAACACCCGCTGTTGTGGGCTTAGCGGCGGCTGCCTGACCCTGTCGCACCAAGTCAACAGCATTGCGTTTCAATATTACCGCAGCAAACTCGGCCCCGGCGCCCATGAACTGCTGACGGTGTTAAGCCGCATCTTTGAACGGCGCCCAATGGCGGGGTTAGGGCAAAGCCGCTTTCGCAAGACCATTCGTAAAGTGCTGGGATTTTTTCGCAAGCCGCAAGGCACTGGTATTCACCTGATTGAAGAAATCCGCGAAGTCATCATCAACAACAAGTCGATGAAGTTTCTCTTTCAGGACGGCATCGTGACCCGTGAGGAATATAACGAGAATGTGTTTGACCTGTCTTCTGACATTCTGGATGAGATGTTGTCGCGTGTCTGTCAGAAGCCCAAGTTGATTCCCTATTTCATTTTTCTAGCGCCGGTTTTGACGGCGTCTTATTTAATGTGCATCAAAAACCTGCATGATGAAAAAGACCTGATCGAGCGCGCCGAAGAATGGCTGGGCCAACCGCGCAAACCAAAAGTCGCCTGGTTCACCGACTCGATCATCAATATGGACGGCGTGTCAAAAACCTGCCGCATGTTCGCCGGCGCCGCCCATGCGCGGGGGAAAGACCTGACACTGATCGCTTGTGCGCCCGACGAGATTGAGATCGACGCCAAAGTGAAAAACTTCAAACCATTGCGCCCGATGGCGCTGCCGGGGTACGAAAAAGTGACGCTGTATGTCCCGTCGCTTTTGAAGGTCTTGAAATACGTCGAAGACCAGGATTTTGACTCCATCGTAGTCAGTACGCCCGGCCCGATGGGATTGATCGGGCTGCTCTGCGGCAAGTTGATGCAGATTCCTGTGCACGGCGTCTATCATACTGATCTGCCCCGCATTGCCTTGCGGGTGTCGGGCGACCCCATGTTCGGCGAAGCGGCGCTTTCATTGACGCGGTCGTTTTACGGCGCGGTCGATTCGGTCTTCTCGCCGTCGCGCTGGTACATCGACGATCTCGGCAACATGGGCGTCGACGAATCGCGCTGCCGCATTATGGAACGGTGGATCGACGCCACTGACTTCTCGCCGAAAAAATATGACCCTTCGTTCTGGGACGCCGAAGAGCCAATTAAGATACTCTTCTGCGGGCGTATTTCAGAAGACAAAAACCTCGATGTGTTGATCCGGCTCTACAACGCGCTCGAAGCGAAACATGATTGCTTTGTGATTCACGTTGTGGGCGACGGCCCTTACTTTGAAGCCCTGCGCTGCAAGACGGCCAAATTAGACCGCTTCCACATGGTGGGGCCGAAGTTTAAAAAAGACCTCCACGCTGCGTACGCATCGTCTGACCTGTTCATTCACCCTGGATTGCTCGATACCTTCGGCAACGTCGTGGTCGAAGCGCAGGCGTCGGGCTTGCCTTGCGTGGTGATGAACGAAGGCGGCCCGCAGGAACTCATCGAGAAAGGTAAGACCGGGTTGGTCGCGACCTCCGAAGAAGACTTCATCGCCAAAGTCGAAAGCCTGATCGAAAACCCCGGGCGCATTCGGGAGATGGGCGAGACGGCGGCGGCGTATGCGGCGCAACGCTTCTCAGAAGAACGCATCTTCAACAACTTTTGGAAAGACGTAACGGACAAGTCCGAATCAAACGGCAACCGCCACGCCTTCCAGTTTGAACACGCAAAACATGATGGCAAAGTGGTAAAACTGTCGGCGTAA
- a CDS encoding nucleoside 2-deoxyribosyltransferase domain-containing protein has translation MNEIKKTIYLSGPIMGEVNGEAVEWREDAKRKLQDKFDLLDPMRRSFKDNEVDSANEIVEFDLQDIRDADIILVNYNKPSVGTSMEIFYAAYTLGKFVVTFSPFEYKDCNPWIVKFSTKILPSLDETCDYVRRHFG, from the coding sequence ATGAATGAAATCAAAAAAACCATCTACCTGTCCGGCCCGATAATGGGCGAAGTCAACGGCGAGGCCGTCGAATGGCGCGAAGACGCCAAACGGAAATTACAAGATAAATTCGACTTGCTCGATCCAATGCGGCGCAGTTTTAAAGACAACGAAGTCGACAGCGCCAACGAGATTGTCGAGTTTGACCTGCAAGACATTCGCGACGCTGACATTATTCTAGTCAATTACAACAAGCCCAGCGTGGGCACGTCGATGGAAATTTTTTACGCCGCATACACTCTGGGGAAATTTGTGGTGACGTTTTCTCCGTTCGAATATAAAGACTGCAACCCGTGGATCGTCAAATTCTCTACCAAGATTCTTCCCTCCCTGGACGAAACCTGCGACTATGTTCGCCGCCACTTTGGATGA
- a CDS encoding YkgJ family cysteine cluster protein encodes MELPVLNDSVCNRCTGLCCSYVTVEIEKPRSKRAKDDCRWYVLHAGVTIIIEDGNWHVKFPSRCDQLNDDNSCKIYEDRPKTCRDYANDNCDYYSEYEGWARNYVELESPEDLANYFESRKRKKNGKAKKAEKKK; translated from the coding sequence ATGGAACTCCCGGTATTGAACGATTCCGTGTGCAACCGTTGCACAGGATTGTGCTGCAGCTACGTGACGGTCGAGATCGAAAAGCCGCGCAGCAAGCGCGCCAAAGACGACTGCCGCTGGTATGTGCTTCATGCGGGCGTCACCATCATCATCGAAGACGGCAACTGGCATGTGAAGTTCCCCTCGCGCTGCGACCAGCTCAACGACGACAACAGTTGCAAAATTTACGAAGACCGCCCCAAGACCTGCCGCGACTACGCCAACGACAACTGCGACTACTACAGCGAATACGAAGGCTGGGCGCGCAACTACGTCGAACTCGAAAGCCCCGAAGACCTCGCCAATTATTTTGAATCGCGCAAACGCAAGAAAAACGGCAAAGCCAAAAAGGCCGAAAAAAAGAAGTAG
- a CDS encoding class I SAM-dependent methyltransferase, producing MTNPFPPSQYKRIDALFRAGEFLWRRRHGVSKAFPCANAPDYWYWLMWYGPKLFPLIQQNGYAFPPAAFIQRVIGEPATAKRFNESGLVDWRRIEGCLRSAGFDFQRGGNVLDFGCGCGRILRHFALYADACSFYGGDVDADLVAWCKLHFDFAQCATMPLMPPTPYASNQFDAVYAYSVFSHLPLEAAQAWRDELHRICKPGAVVVLTLQGNNVVRSITTRVRDLGTPSAQQLERDAGKFQQEGFLFYPYPAQSESETSWMNACQYGNTFFSEAFARTFWSAGFDGVEYLPAPDDWQDYIILRRV from the coding sequence ATGACGAACCCGTTTCCGCCAAGTCAATATAAACGCATCGACGCTCTGTTCCGCGCAGGCGAATTTTTATGGCGCCGACGTCACGGAGTGTCGAAGGCGTTTCCATGCGCCAACGCGCCCGACTATTGGTACTGGCTGATGTGGTACGGCCCCAAGTTGTTTCCGCTCATTCAACAAAATGGATACGCGTTTCCCCCGGCGGCGTTCATTCAGCGCGTGATTGGCGAGCCTGCGACCGCCAAGCGCTTCAATGAAAGCGGCTTGGTCGATTGGCGGCGCATCGAAGGCTGCCTACGCAGCGCCGGGTTTGATTTCCAACGCGGCGGCAATGTGCTCGATTTCGGCTGCGGCTGTGGACGCATTCTGCGCCACTTCGCATTGTATGCGGATGCGTGTTCGTTTTACGGCGGCGACGTCGACGCTGACCTGGTTGCATGGTGCAAACTGCATTTCGATTTCGCTCAATGCGCAACCATGCCGCTCATGCCGCCGACGCCGTATGCCTCCAATCAATTTGACGCCGTCTATGCGTATTCGGTATTCAGCCATTTACCGCTTGAAGCGGCGCAGGCCTGGCGTGATGAACTCCATCGCATCTGCAAACCGGGCGCTGTGGTTGTATTAACCTTGCAGGGAAACAACGTGGTCAGATCAATTACGACAAGAGTACGCGATCTGGGGACGCCTTCCGCGCAGCAGTTAGAACGCGACGCCGGAAAATTTCAGCAAGAAGGCTTTTTGTTTTATCCATACCCCGCTCAATCCGAAAGCGAAACATCGTGGATGAACGCCTGTCAATACGGCAACACATTTTTTAGCGAGGCGTTTGCGCGTACGTTTTGGAGCGCAGGCTTCGATGGAGTCGAATACCTGCCCGCGCCCGACGACTGGCAGGATTACATCATTCTGCGGCGTGTATAA
- a CDS encoding class I SAM-dependent methyltransferase, with the protein MNTSLRNYILLFVLIAVPGVYIYLSPAVEPVSDEGPHKPDVQFLVTPHNVVDVMLSLAQLNENDLIYDLGCGDARILIAAAKKYGCRGVGYDIDPERVKESRENVKTNGLEHLVRIEEADIFTLDLSEADVIMMYLLPELNNRLVPQLQTLKPGSRIVSHYFDMNAVEGGKEFIIPHVRDESDPYDLYGPDDELEESPVYLWTTPLKVKEE; encoded by the coding sequence ATGAATACTAGCCTGCGAAATTATATACTCTTGTTCGTTTTGATTGCGGTTCCCGGCGTCTATATCTATTTAAGCCCTGCGGTTGAACCGGTTTCTGACGAAGGCCCGCACAAGCCCGATGTTCAGTTTCTGGTTACGCCGCACAACGTCGTTGACGTGATGTTGTCGCTGGCCCAATTGAATGAAAACGACCTGATTTATGATTTGGGTTGCGGCGACGCGCGCATTTTGATTGCCGCCGCGAAGAAATACGGCTGCCGGGGCGTTGGCTATGATATTGACCCGGAACGAGTGAAAGAGTCGCGGGAGAATGTGAAAACGAACGGCCTTGAACATCTGGTTCGGATCGAAGAAGCGGATATCTTCACGCTTGATCTTAGCGAGGCCGACGTGATTATGATGTATTTGCTGCCGGAGTTAAACAACCGGCTGGTTCCACAATTACAAACGCTTAAGCCCGGCTCGCGGATTGTGTCGCACTATTTTGATATGAACGCAGTGGAAGGCGGCAAGGAGTTTATCATCCCTCATGTTCGCGATGAGAGTGATCCGTATGACCTGTATGGGCCGGACGATGAACTCGAAGAAAGCCCCGTCTATCTGTGGACGACGCCGCTGAAGGTGAAGGAAGAATAA
- a CDS encoding glycoside hydrolase family 31 protein has protein sequence MTAFNIKFLSLFILITCALSAADAQGSLELHDVSLTGMNALPWREVAPGVWSAQIGAKQALTYMDFAGAAPQTEALAKMPTAKFPFNENDTRGLLSNQRSIARIPLDDSEQLYGLGLQFQGLNRRGKVYHLRMDHYKSGNERLHAPAPFYVSSNGYGVLFNSAQYISIYAGVGNRKDSPNFPAPRDRNTDRSWQAMPDSDAVEASVIADGMEVIVFAGPSMLDAVRRYNLYAGGGALPPKWGLGFWHRMRTNASSDDVLDEVGEFERRGFPLDVIGLEPGWHTKSYPCTYEWNPALFPAPETFMQEMTKQGVHVNLWENPYVSPDAPIYLKIKPFTGSHTVWLGIVPDFILPQARNIFSTYHESEHLSLGVSGYKFDEVDGYDFWLWPDHAMFPSGTSAEQMRQLYGLQIQKMMMETFRKRNQRTYSLVRASNAAASSYPFAIYTDHYDHKGFINALINTSFSGLLYTPEIRSAKSPEEWLRRMQSVCFSHMVQLNGWSSNTKPWTFAEVEDDVRKIIQLRTRLLPYIYTAFAKYHFDGTPPIRSMVLEPGYNDQQTVSEGVLDDAKNPYAMAVRKDVTDQYMFGEAILVAPMLTGQTQRSVILPQGKWYDFYTGDYAGGGEVITVEAPLDTIPLYVKDGGIIPMTPVVERISKAPNEIEIEVRHYGESSSSAMLYDDDGTTFDFESGDYVWKQLTAKNMNGKRSGDVTTLNGEYESSYTNFEWVFMTNEY, from the coding sequence ATGACCGCGTTCAATATAAAATTTCTCTCGTTGTTTATTTTAATCACCTGCGCCCTTAGCGCCGCAGATGCGCAAGGCTCTCTCGAATTGCATGATGTTTCGTTGACGGGCATGAATGCGCTCCCCTGGCGCGAAGTCGCGCCAGGGGTGTGGTCGGCGCAGATCGGCGCCAAGCAAGCGCTGACCTATATGGATTTCGCCGGGGCCGCGCCGCAAACCGAAGCGCTGGCGAAGATGCCGACTGCGAAGTTTCCATTCAATGAAAACGACACGCGCGGGCTGCTCAGCAACCAACGCAGCATCGCCCGCATTCCACTCGACGACAGCGAACAACTCTACGGCCTGGGCTTGCAGTTTCAAGGACTGAACCGGCGGGGAAAAGTCTATCACCTGCGCATGGACCATTACAAAAGCGGAAACGAACGCCTGCACGCGCCCGCGCCGTTTTATGTCTCGTCAAACGGTTACGGCGTGTTGTTTAACTCGGCGCAGTACATCTCGATTTATGCGGGCGTGGGCAATCGTAAGGATTCGCCCAACTTCCCCGCGCCGCGCGACCGCAATACAGACCGCAGTTGGCAGGCGATGCCCGATTCGGACGCGGTCGAGGCTAGCGTGATCGCCGACGGTATGGAAGTGATCGTCTTCGCGGGGCCGAGCATGTTAGACGCGGTGCGGCGATATAACCTCTACGCGGGCGGGGGCGCGTTGCCTCCCAAATGGGGGCTGGGCTTTTGGCATCGCATGCGCACCAACGCCAGCAGCGATGACGTGCTTGATGAAGTGGGTGAATTTGAGCGGCGCGGCTTTCCACTCGATGTGATCGGGCTGGAGCCGGGCTGGCACACCAAATCGTACCCCTGCACTTACGAATGGAACCCGGCGCTATTTCCCGCCCCGGAAACATTCATGCAAGAAATGACTAAGCAAGGCGTCCACGTGAATTTATGGGAAAACCCTTACGTCTCGCCCGATGCGCCCATCTACTTAAAAATCAAACCGTTTACGGGTTCGCACACCGTCTGGCTGGGGATCGTTCCCGACTTTATTTTGCCGCAAGCGCGAAACATTTTCTCGACGTATCACGAATCCGAACATCTTTCACTCGGCGTCAGCGGATATAAATTTGACGAAGTTGACGGCTATGACTTTTGGCTGTGGCCCGATCACGCGATGTTCCCCTCTGGAACCAGCGCCGAACAAATGCGGCAACTGTACGGGCTGCAAATTCAAAAGATGATGATGGAGACGTTCCGTAAGCGCAATCAACGCACCTACAGTTTGGTTCGCGCGTCTAACGCCGCCGCGTCTTCGTATCCATTCGCGATTTACACCGACCACTACGACCACAAGGGGTTCATCAATGCGCTGATTAACACCAGTTTCTCGGGCCTTCTTTATACGCCGGAAATTCGCTCGGCAAAGTCGCCCGAAGAATGGCTGCGGCGCATGCAGTCGGTGTGCTTCTCGCACATGGTGCAGCTCAACGGCTGGTCGTCAAACACTAAGCCGTGGACGTTCGCTGAAGTGGAAGACGACGTGCGCAAGATCATTCAACTGCGTACGCGCCTGTTGCCGTACATATATACAGCGTTCGCCAAATATCACTTCGACGGGACGCCGCCGATTCGCTCGATGGTGTTGGAGCCAGGCTACAACGACCAACAAACTGTTTCAGAAGGCGTGTTAGACGACGCGAAAAATCCTTATGCGATGGCGGTGCGCAAAGACGTGACCGACCAATATATGTTTGGCGAGGCGATTCTGGTCGCGCCGATGCTGACCGGACAAACACAGCGCAGCGTGATCTTACCGCAAGGCAAATGGTATGACTTTTATACGGGCGACTATGCGGGCGGCGGCGAAGTCATCACCGTCGAAGCGCCGCTAGATACGATTCCACTGTACGTTAAAGACGGTGGAATTATCCCGATGACGCCTGTGGTCGAGCGAATTTCAAAAGCGCCGAATGAGATTGAGATCGAAGTGCGCCATTACGGCGAGTCGTCCTCCAGCGCGATGCTGTATGACGACGATGGGACGACGTTTGATTTTGAATCAGGCGACTATGTCTGGAAACAACTCACGGCTAAAAATATGAATGGAAAACGTAGCGGAGACGTGACAACGCTCAACGGCGAATACGAGTCTTCGTATACGAACTTTGAATGGGTGTTTATGACGAATGAATACTAG
- a CDS encoding FAD-binding oxidoreductase, with translation MPIIHYNDQTYLLNENETVLDCLLRHQVAVSYSCKSGACQACLMQSHSPGLPPASQMGLKDAMMAQGYFLACQCVPASDLDIGEADIEVDAVVKTKAPLNACSVLVEIEPDAPFDYRAGQYIQLKRADGLVRSYSIASLPGRPIQIHVERIANGAMSNWVHDELQPGDRVKIRGPVGDCFYLPGEPHQPLLLAGTGTGLAPLVGIAHDALENGHQGNIHLYHGSLTRDRLYLVDELFALAEQFPQLHYTPCVKEDSADAGIQTGDIEELVLSADPAFKDWRVYLCGNPALVNSLRKKIFLKGASNKNIFSDAFLLSRATD, from the coding sequence ATGCCAATAATTCACTATAACGACCAAACGTATTTACTTAACGAAAACGAGACCGTTCTCGATTGTCTCCTGCGCCATCAAGTTGCTGTTTCTTATTCATGCAAAAGCGGAGCGTGTCAGGCGTGTTTGATGCAGTCGCACTCGCCGGGCCTGCCTCCCGCTTCGCAAATGGGACTGAAAGACGCAATGATGGCGCAGGGCTATTTTCTGGCCTGCCAATGCGTCCCGGCCAGCGATCTCGACATCGGCGAAGCCGACATTGAAGTGGATGCGGTCGTTAAAACAAAAGCGCCGCTGAACGCCTGCTCTGTTCTGGTTGAAATTGAACCGGACGCGCCGTTTGACTATCGCGCCGGGCAATACATTCAACTCAAACGAGCGGATGGTTTGGTGCGCAGTTATTCTATCGCCAGTCTGCCCGGCAGGCCGATCCAGATTCATGTCGAGCGCATTGCCAACGGCGCAATGAGCAACTGGGTCCATGATGAATTGCAGCCGGGCGACCGCGTGAAAATTCGCGGCCCGGTCGGCGATTGTTTTTATCTCCCCGGCGAACCGCATCAGCCGCTGCTGCTTGCCGGAACCGGGACCGGCCTCGCGCCGTTGGTGGGGATAGCGCATGACGCGTTGGAGAACGGGCACCAGGGAAACATTCACCTCTATCATGGGTCTCTTACGCGTGACAGGTTATATCTGGTCGACGAGTTGTTCGCCCTGGCGGAACAGTTCCCGCAGTTGCATTACACGCCCTGCGTAAAAGAAGACAGCGCTGACGCTGGCATCCAAACCGGCGACATTGAAGAACTCGTGTTGTCCGCCGACCCGGCGTTCAAAGATTGGCGGGTGTATTTATGCGGGAACCCGGCCTTGGTGAACAGTTTAAGAAAAAAAATATTTCTCAAAGGCGCATCCAACAAGAACATCTTCTCGGACGCGTTTCTGCTTAGCCGAGCGACTGATTAA
- a CDS encoding group 1 truncated hemoglobin — MSSLYDRLGGKDAVEAAVEIFYRKVLTDDRISRFFEGVDMDQQIAKQKGFLTMAFGGPNNYSGKDMRDGHKHLVAQGLDDSHVDAVIENLGATLKELGVDDAAIGEVAAIANSVRDDVLNR; from the coding sequence ATGAGTTCACTGTATGACCGCTTGGGTGGAAAAGACGCCGTTGAAGCCGCTGTGGAAATTTTTTACCGCAAAGTATTGACCGACGACCGCATCAGCCGCTTTTTTGAGGGCGTGGACATGGACCAGCAAATCGCCAAGCAAAAAGGATTTTTGACCATGGCGTTTGGCGGGCCGAACAACTACTCAGGAAAAGACATGCGCGATGGCCACAAACATCTGGTCGCGCAAGGACTGGATGACTCGCACGTGGACGCCGTCATCGAAAACCTGGGCGCGACTCTGAAAGAGCTCGGCGTGGATGATGCCGCAATCGGCGAAGTCGCCGCCATCGCCAATAGCGTCCGTGATGATGTATTAAACCGCTAA